AACACCGGCAGGCTGATTGCTCCGATGGATGTTGAAGGACTCACCCGTGCGTGCACAGAGCTTGCAGAATCCCCTCAGCTCAGGGAAAAACTCGGCGAGGAAGGCAGGCAGAATGCCGTGGAGCTTTTCAGCCCCGAAAAGATGATTGAATCCATCGAAAAAGCCTATCGCAGAGCGGGCGCCGAGGTCTAAAGCCCTCTAATATTCGCTGAGCCACCAGTTCGCAGCGATGGAGCAGTCTATAATATCCACTATCCCATCACGGTTGAAATCAGCATCCTCAGGATTCTGGCTCAGCCAGTTATACGCAATATGTATCAAATCGTCTTCATCTACGTAGTTATCCAGATTTACATCAACCCGTGAGATCAGAATGGGGTAATTCCCCGGGTCCAGATGCCAGAGCGTTCGCCACTGCCAGCCGGCATAATTAGAGCGGGTTTTCATCTGCTCTGTTGTCCTTGCATAGGCTGTGATCACGGCATTCTCAGCGAGCCCTGCAGCGGGTTCTGCCTGGCTGCCTGAAGGGATAATCGTGCTGTCCCAGTATGAAGAGCTGATCTGGGAATCTCTAACAGCTCCTGCCAGAGGCCCCGCGTAATACGCTGCATCCAGCTCCTCAGCTGCACAGAAGCACTGCTGAATCAGACCTCCGGAGCTCACCTCTCCTGCAATCCCTCCAGCGTACATCGAGGCGATTATCTCTTCCATTGCTGCGCTTGAGCAGTTGCTGATTTCAGCCGAACTGCCCTCAGCCGAGCCCGCAATCCCGCCTGCATACTTGGAGATGTATTCAGCGTTTACTGATGAATCCTTTATAGAGCAGCCTGTTATTTTACCCTCAAGAAGCCCTGCAAACCCGCCTGCGTAATTCGCCCGTGAAATCCTTACCTCCGCTTGGGATATGTGCAGATTCCTGATCTCGCCGCCCGCTGCTACTGCGCCGAACAGACCGGCATAGCTGGTGTATGGGGCATTGATTGTAAAATTGCTCAGAACCCTTCCCGCTCCGTCGAATGTACCGGTGAATTTTGCACCTGTAAAGCTGCTCTGCATCTGGTCGTTCGGGCTTAATACCGAATTATCGAAGAACTCGCCCCCCATATTTATATCATCAGTGAGGATATAGCTTTTGCTGTATAGCGAAGGCCTGTCTGCGAGATAGAGCAGTTCGGATTTATCCGAGATTTGGAACGGGTCTTCAGGCGTTCCGGTGCCGCCGGAGAACGCATATATCTGCGAAGACAAAACATCAGAGCAGTTGTTTGTTTCATCGCTCTCTTCTACGCTCCGCCCGCTGTCTATCATAAGCACGAAGTATATATCCCCTGTAAAATCGGGCACTTCAAAGCTGAAGCTTTCCACGCGCGTTTCGCCTGCTTCAAGCTCGCTTACCTGCTGGAATCCGGCAGATGAAGCCGTTTCGCAGTTTACAGACTGCTGGCTGGAGTAGTATATCCTCATCCGGAAGCTTCCGTTTGTGGAGGCAGCGCCGGAATTCTGGATTGATGCATCAAGGGTGATAAGCTGGCCGGCAAATATGTTCTCCGGCAAACTCCCCGGGGAGGTTATTGTAAGTTCGGCGAGCTCATTCTGCGGAGCTGCTGCCTCTTGGAGCTCGGGATAGCCTCCGCCAGCCGGCATCTGCCATACTGAGGCAAAATCCCAGCCCGCATCAGTGAAAGAAGCAGAGCTTTGCATCTGAGCTGTGGCAAGGCCTGTAATATCAAAGCTCCCGCCTTCGTTTCGTGCTGTTGCGTTCTCGAGTCCGCTGGCCTCGGTGTCCCAGAAGCAGGCATCCCCTTGGCCGGCGGAGGTTTTTGCGATGAATCCTGCTGTGCTGTCTGATTTGCCCGAAGCCTGACCTGCCGAATAGCAGTTTGAAATCTCGCCTTCGGAGCAGTTGCCGATAAAACCGCCCGAAAGGCCGATATCCGGGCTCCCTGCTGCCAAAGACTCAGCAGAGCCCAAGGCAAAACAATCGCTTACATTGCTGCCCGACTGTCCGAAAAAACCGCCCGAGTAGCTGTATGAACTCTGTCCCTCGGCCTCTGCGGAGACTGAATTCGAGGCAAAGCTCTTCTCTGCAGCAGTTTCTGCATTGCTCTGCCCAACCGCTCCGCCCGCAAATGCGCTTGCCGTGAGGCCGGAGGAGAATGAATTAACCTCGCAGTCTGTGCCGGATTTACGTATGCTGGAATACTGGTCGCAGTAGCCCGCCAATCCCCCTGCGTAGGATGTTGTGTTTTTCGAATCAAGGTTTACCGATGCGTCCACAACCCCCTTGGATGAGCATAGCTTTATCGCACCGTCTATTCCGTTTATCCCCGCTATCCCGCCTGCATACACAAATCCAGCGGGATTGTCTCGTGCGATTATCGTTGCTGAAACTGCGCATTTATCTATGAGCCCTTCGCTTACTCCGGCAGCACCGCCTGAGGTGCTGTTTGAGAAAACTGTTCCCGAAAAGCTGCTCTCTGAGATAACCCCGAGGTTTTCGTTTGAGCCTGCTATTCCCCCTGAATAAGAGGTGGAAGAATCTATGCTCACTGTTCCGTTAACAGCGCAGTTGAGGATGAAGCCCCTGTTTGCGCCGGCAAGCAGGCCGCCGTAAACCCAGCCCCCCTCTGAGCACACAACAGTTCCCGAGAGCGTTAGATTTTCCACTATAGCATCATCGCCTATCATACCGAACAGCCCGAGCAGGGAGAGATCGCTGCGGTTGATGCTCAGCCCGCTTACTGCAAAGCCTTGGCCGTTGAATGTGCCGTAGAAGGGCTGGGAGCTTGTGCCTGTGGGCAGCAGCTCTTGACCTGTAAGGTCTATGTCTGAGGTGAGTACGAAATTGGAAGACCAGTCCCCGCTGGATGAGCTCAGCTCAAGAAAATCGGCAGCAGAGCTGATCTGATAAGGCGCTGCTGAAGAGCCGTCTCCGCCGGAATACCCCATGGCGAGCCCTGTAAGTGAAATCAAAATAATGATATGCCTGAGCATAGTGTTACCTCCGTTTTTATTATAGATATATCTCCCCGTCAAGGGGGATAGATTCATCTCTTCTTTGCTGAAGCGCTGATTTTCTCAACCGCTTCTTGGCGGTTCTTGCTGCCGAAAACAGCCGAGCCTGCAACTAAAGTGTCTGCCCCGAGCTCTCCGGCTTTTCCTGCGGTTGTCTCGTTTATCCCGCCGTCCACCTCTATTCTAACATCTTTGCCGAGAGTTTCTCGCAGAAAAATGCATTTCTCAGCGCATTTCTCACGGAAGACCTGCCCGCCGAAACCCGGCTCCACAGTCATCACGAGAATCATCCTGCATAAAGACGCAATTTCAAGCACCTCTTCAGGG
This window of the Sedimentisphaera salicampi genome carries:
- a CDS encoding CARDB domain-containing protein codes for the protein MLRHIIILISLTGLAMGYSGGDGSSAAPYQISSAADFLELSSSSGDWSSNFVLTSDIDLTGQELLPTGTSSQPFYGTFNGQGFAVSGLSINRSDLSLLGLFGMIGDDAIVENLTLSGTVVCSEGGWVYGGLLAGANRGFILNCAVNGTVSIDSSTSYSGGIAGSNENLGVISESSFSGTVFSNSTSGGAAGVSEGLIDKCAVSATIIARDNPAGFVYAGGIAGINGIDGAIKLCSSKGVVDASVNLDSKNTTSYAGGLAGYCDQYSSIRKSGTDCEVNSFSSGLTASAFAGGAVGQSNAETAAEKSFASNSVSAEAEGQSSYSYSGGFFGQSGSNVSDCFALGSAESLAAGSPDIGLSGGFIGNCSEGEISNCYSAGQASGKSDSTAGFIAKTSAGQGDACFWDTEASGLENATARNEGGSFDITGLATAQMQSSASFTDAGWDFASVWQMPAGGGYPELQEAAAPQNELAELTITSPGSLPENIFAGQLITLDASIQNSGAASTNGSFRMRIYYSSQQSVNCETASSAGFQQVSELEAGETRVESFSFEVPDFTGDIYFVLMIDSGRSVEESDETNNCSDVLSSQIYAFSGGTGTPEDPFQISDKSELLYLADRPSLYSKSYILTDDINMGGEFFDNSVLSPNDQMQSSFTGAKFTGTFDGAGRVLSNFTINAPYTSYAGLFGAVAAGGEIRNLHISQAEVRISRANYAGGFAGLLEGKITGCSIKDSSVNAEYISKYAGGIAGSAEGSSAEISNCSSAAMEEIIASMYAGGIAGEVSSGGLIQQCFCAAEELDAAYYAGPLAGAVRDSQISSSYWDSTIIPSGSQAEPAAGLAENAVITAYARTTEQMKTRSNYAGWQWRTLWHLDPGNYPILISRVDVNLDNYVDEDDLIHIAYNWLSQNPEDADFNRDGIVDIIDCSIAANWWLSEY